In a single window of the Rhizoctonia solani chromosome 16, complete sequence genome:
- a CDS encoding RGS domain protein, with protein MFPPQYPSAPTGRALMLRPSKRRQKRRPEIERPQPHWFTFGSLRSFGKRLWNPPPPAKEERYTWLVKPRFTVQLEDVIADKHLSPLSRHDFEEYLRYFYEWVYRYRQIYNYWAESVLPTAGIDLPGSSKGAYRPRELWERLKNCQDPGLRQEFSLAKDMFFRPGAPWRLDISNEDVDRVLLIPNLPPPYDEQEHTNKMPSFPNQPEPGIFDPILRHVRDALHTSFATFLRMAFCNAGLMHYVPGACGGFLTLAGGIVMWTKGMTSYQRGYVAGSLPLIWIGLWFMIVTLSGVSSLIYNFHRLVLEQTLHETYIGFEFSALSHSLCDRCVSLIILHLEIFETVRRRCPPAISLGNQETSATRCGTSTVYSLAPAPAPGPTDVESSSYSCHRRRSNGSSLLPTTSTAFSTSENTFGFHALLERRRGEGVLKMVGRPLCNSKPTDPRVFDQKTTTDLPPPRQTKDLPRSSFAMSVKHVDVLQVHQPATSPSSKGSSSELPQRRNAVVDLSMELMEIEERPDSPFSEENDFGIVVSDAFGREVPEVHHFSSTFHQYPALALNNEAQPIAQPPYASTWLPPLGQDVAVPSIQLPEHAMQRRRTMPDVFACVNPSIRHENDGLTINLVTVETRRGSKSSEVEQGPELYYPWARTLYGPMTLVHSSLVRRAHWVTTWRTAAIATAVTFGLTLGLIR; from the exons ATGTTTCCTCCCCAATATCCCTCTGCCCCTACGGGGCGAGCGTTAATGCTACGCCCTAGCAAACGGCGCCAAAAACGGCGCCCGGAAATAGAGAGACCCCAGCCTCATTGGTTCACATTTGGATCTCTTAGATCGTTCGGTAAACGTTTGTGGAACCCTCCTCCTCCTGCTAAAGAAGAGCGATATACTTGGCTTG TAAAGCCAAGGTTCACGGTGCAACTGGAAGACGTTATTGCCGACAAACATCTATCTCCG CTCTCGCGACATGATTTTGAGGAGTATCTTCG ATACTTTTATGAATGGGTTTACCGCTACCGTCAAATCTACAACTACTGGGCCGAGTCTGTCCTTCCTACTGCTGGCATCGACCTCCCTGGCTCGTCCAAAGGCGCTTACAGGCCGCGCGAACTCTGGGAGCGTTTAAAAAACTGTCAAGATCCTGGGTTGAGACAAGAGTTCTCCCTGGCCAAAGATATGTTTTTTCGACCTGGGGCACCTTGGCGACTGGATATCTCAAATGAAGATGTCGATCGTGTTTTACTCATTCCCAACCTTCCGCCTCCGTATGATGAACAGG AGCATACAAACAAGATGCCTTCGTTTCCAAATCAACCCGAGCCTGGTATTTTCGACCCTATTCTACGTCATGTTCGTGACGCCCTCCATACATCATTTGCTACCTTTCTCCGAATGGCATTCTGCAATGCGGGCCTGATGCACTATGTACCTGGCGCATGCGGCGGTTTTTTAACCCTTGCCGGAGGGATTGTCATGTGGACTAAAGGAATGACTTCGTACCAGCGAGGCTATGTCGCTGGAAGCTTGCCGCTTATTTGGATTGGGCTATGGTTTATGATTGTGACGTTGAGTGGTGTGAGTTCGCTCATATACAACTTCCATAGACTCGTCCTCGAACAAACCTTACACGAGACTTACATTGGGTTTGAATTTTCAGCATTGTCTCACAGTTTATGTGACAGGTGTGTATCTCTCATTATCTTACATCTGGAAATTTTCGAAACAGTACGTAGGCGATGCCCGCCAGCTATATCCTTGGGAAATCAAGAGACCTCTGCCACCCGATGTGGTACGTCCACTGTCTACTCCCTTGCGCCTGCACCTGCTCCCGGCCCGACCGATGTTGAATCCTCTTCATATTCATGCCACCGACGCCGATCAAATGGCTCCAGTTTACTCCCCACTACCAGCACAGCATTTTCGACTTCTGAAAATACTTTTGGCTTTCACGCTCTTTTAGAGAGAAGACGGGGAGAAGGTGTACTGAAGATGGTTGGAAGGCCGCTGTGCAACAGTAAGCCGACCGACCCGCGGGTCTTTGACCAGAAAACGACAACGGatctaccaccaccacgtcAAACCAAGGACCTACCCCGCAGCTCATTTGCCATGAGTGTGAAACATGTAGATGTCTTGCAAGTACATCAACCTGCTACTAGCCCCTCGTCTAAGGGATCGTCTTCCGAGCTGCCGCAACGGAGAAACGCAGTGGTAGACTTGTCGATGGAACTGATGGAGATAGAAGAACGACCAGACAGCCCCTTTTCGGAGGAAAACGACTTCGGAATCGTCGTGTCCGATGCATTTGGACGAGAAGTTCCAGAAGTGCATCATTTCTCCAGTACCTTTCATCAATATCCGGCACTTGCCTTGAATAACGAAGCTCAACCCATAGCTCAGCCGCCTTATGCCTCGACGTGGCTTCCACCTCTGGGGCAGGATGTCGCTGTACCATCCATACAACTGCCCGAACATGCCATGCAACGTCGACGAACAATGCCCGACGTATTCGCATGTGTCAACCCTTCCATACGTCATGAGAATGATGGGCTTACGATCAATTTGGTGACTGTCGAAACGCGGAGAGGAAGCAAATCTTCCGAAGTCGAACAAGGGCCCGAACTTTACTACCCGTGGGCGCGGACGCTATACGGCCCTATGACACTCGTCCACTCTTCGCTGGTCAGACGGGCTCATTGGGTGACAACTTGGAGAACGGCGGCTATTGCGACTGCCGTGACATTCGGTCTGACACTGGGGTTGATTCGTTGA